In a single window of the Terrirubrum flagellatum genome:
- a CDS encoding pyruvate, water dikinase regulatory protein: MGRNYFHIHLVSDATGETLIAISRAAAAQYEGVAGIEHFYPMVRSQHQIDRIARELSQAPGLVLYTIVDPEIARALETACRDAGCPSLSILDPILNLFQSYLGAASAARPGAQHVLNADYFRRIDALNFTMIHDDGQLPDDIETADVVLVGVSRTSKTPTSIYLANRGIKTANVPLVPNVSPPAQLQEARKPLIVGLVATPERIVQIRQNRLLSLNVDDETNYVDRDAVAEEVAASRKLCARNRWPMIDVTRRSIEETAAAIIDLYQEHRLKFIAE, encoded by the coding sequence GTGGGCCGGAACTACTTCCATATCCATCTCGTGTCGGACGCGACCGGCGAGACGCTGATCGCGATCAGCCGCGCCGCAGCGGCGCAGTATGAGGGCGTCGCCGGGATCGAGCATTTCTATCCCATGGTGCGCTCGCAGCATCAGATCGACCGCATCGCGCGCGAACTCTCCCAGGCGCCTGGCCTCGTCCTTTACACAATCGTCGATCCAGAGATCGCGCGGGCGCTTGAAACTGCGTGTCGGGACGCCGGCTGTCCCAGCCTTTCGATTCTCGATCCGATCCTGAATCTGTTCCAGTCCTATCTCGGCGCCGCATCCGCCGCGCGGCCGGGCGCGCAGCATGTTTTGAACGCCGATTATTTCAGGCGCATCGACGCGCTGAATTTCACCATGATCCATGATGACGGGCAGTTGCCCGACGATATCGAGACCGCCGATGTCGTGCTGGTCGGCGTGTCACGGACATCGAAGACGCCGACGAGCATCTATCTCGCCAATCGCGGCATCAAGACAGCGAATGTGCCGCTGGTGCCGAATGTGTCGCCGCCGGCGCAGCTTCAGGAAGCGCGCAAGCCGCTGATTGTCGGCCTCGTGGCGACGCCTGAACGCATCGTGCAGATCAGGCAGAACCGTCTTCTGTCGCTCAACGTCGATGACGAAACGAATTACGTCGATCGCGACGCCGTCGCCGAAGAGGTCGCGGCGTCGCGCAAGCTCTGCGCCCGCAATCGTTGGCCGATGATCGATGTGACGCGTCGCTCGATCGAGGAGACAGCGGCGGCGATCATCGATCTCTACCAGGAACATCGTCTGAAATTCATCGCGGAATGA
- the hemE gene encoding uroporphyrinogen decarboxylase, whose amino-acid sequence MDKPVLKVLSGGRPERMPIWIMRQAGRYLPEYRATRAKAGSFLDLCFTPELAVEVTLQPIRRFGFDASILFSDILVVPHALGQKVWFVEGEGPRLEPLESLNGIASAIDLERLAPVFETLRTLRRELPAQTTLLGFCGAPWTVAGYMAIGRGGAAHDGLRTLGYARPDFVDALLDRLVQSSIDYLCAQLDAGAEAVQVFESFAGSIPPGQFERWSLGPLTRIMSGVRARRPGARIILFARGAGANHIRIASETGCDAVGLDWHVDPMWAAAHVQPLKPTQGNLDPLALVAGGQALEKGADAVLEKLGSGPHIFNLGHGVTPETPIAHMERLIEIVRSHRIG is encoded by the coding sequence GTGGACAAACCCGTTCTCAAGGTCCTGTCGGGCGGCAGGCCTGAGCGCATGCCAATCTGGATCATGCGCCAGGCGGGGCGCTATCTCCCGGAATATCGGGCGACGCGGGCAAAGGCAGGCTCCTTCCTCGATCTCTGCTTCACGCCTGAGCTCGCCGTCGAGGTGACGCTGCAGCCGATCCGGCGCTTCGGCTTTGACGCCTCCATCCTCTTCTCGGACATCCTCGTCGTGCCCCATGCGTTGGGCCAGAAGGTCTGGTTCGTCGAGGGGGAGGGGCCCCGCCTGGAGCCGCTCGAAAGCCTCAACGGGATCGCCAGCGCGATTGATCTGGAGCGCCTTGCGCCGGTCTTTGAGACGCTCAGGACGCTGCGCCGGGAGCTGCCCGCCCAGACCACGCTCCTTGGCTTCTGTGGCGCTCCCTGGACCGTGGCGGGCTATATGGCGATCGGGAGAGGCGGAGCGGCGCATGACGGGCTGAGGACGCTTGGCTATGCGCGGCCTGATTTTGTCGATGCGCTTCTGGACCGATTGGTCCAGTCCTCGATCGATTATCTCTGCGCGCAGCTCGATGCGGGAGCTGAAGCGGTGCAGGTCTTTGAAAGCTTCGCCGGATCGATCCCGCCCGGCCAGTTCGAGAGATGGTCGCTGGGTCCGCTGACGCGGATCATGTCAGGGGTTCGGGCGCGACGTCCGGGGGCCAGGATCATCCTGTTTGCGCGTGGGGCTGGTGCCAATCACATCAGGATCGCGTCCGAAACCGGCTGCGACGCGGTCGGGCTCGATTGGCACGTCGATCCCATGTGGGCCGCAGCGCATGTCCAGCCGCTCAAGCCAACCCAGGGCAATCTCGATCCGCTGGCGCTGGTCGCGGGAGGGCAGGCACTGGAAAAAGGCGCCGACGCGGTGCTGGAAAAGCTCGGAAGCGGCCCCCATATCTTCAATCTCGGCCATGGGGTCACGCCTGAGACGCCGATCGCCCATATGGAGCGGCTGATCGAGATCGTCCGCTCCCATCGAATCGGCTAA
- the hemJ gene encoding protoporphyrinogen oxidase HemJ yields the protein MVDLYPWLKAAHVIAVISWMAGMLYLPRLFVYHCDAPTGSPQSETFKVMERRLLKAIINPAMAATWILGLWLAWDGFRFQGGWLHAKIALVVILSGLHGQMVKWVREFAEDRNIRPARFYRIVNEVPTVLMIGIVILVIVKPF from the coding sequence ATGGTTGATCTTTACCCTTGGCTGAAGGCCGCTCATGTGATCGCCGTGATCTCATGGATGGCCGGCATGCTCTATCTGCCCCGGCTGTTCGTCTATCACTGTGACGCGCCGACGGGCTCGCCGCAGTCCGAGACCTTCAAGGTGATGGAGCGTCGCCTTCTCAAGGCGATCATCAATCCGGCGATGGCGGCGACGTGGATTCTCGGCCTCTGGCTCGCCTGGGACGGGTTCCGATTCCAGGGCGGCTGGCTGCACGCCAAGATCGCTCTCGTTGTTATCCTCTCCGGCCTCCACGGCCAGATGGTGAAGTGGGTCCGGGAGTTCGCCGAGGACCGCAATATCAGGCCGGCCCGCTTCTACCGCATCGTCAACGAGGTCCCGACGGTGCTGATGATCGGCATCGTCATCCTCGTGATCGTGAAGCCGTTCTAG